One genomic window of Methanosarcina acetivorans C2A includes the following:
- a CDS encoding polysaccharide deacetylase family protein has protein sequence MSGSLSVTVDLEDWYHIPSVCSSPFSVYRNVDEFFKNWNGRYDFLSEPTKRVLNLLDEFNINATFFVVADTIEHYPGLVELIVDRGHELACHGLNHACKIDPKTKRPLMSVEEFEQRTLVAKKMLEKISGEKLVGYRAPNALVGGWMIDSLEKMGFKYDSSVSVNSFYNKTDSSLRNVSSFPYYPEENELEASSDRNFIEFPWAYCQHGLKFPSSGGPMLRFLGSSFILDGLTQSLKRGHTIFYFHPLDISCARFPSLGNRRPFYWCIKGRLVEERIRHVLGKMSEVEKICLRDYPGVSCV, from the coding sequence ATGTCCGGTAGTCTTTCAGTTACTGTAGATCTTGAAGATTGGTATCATATTCCTTCTGTCTGCAGTTCTCCGTTTTCGGTTTACAGGAATGTAGACGAATTCTTCAAGAACTGGAACGGAAGGTATGATTTCTTAAGTGAGCCCACGAAAAGGGTGCTGAATCTTCTTGATGAGTTTAACATAAATGCTACTTTCTTTGTAGTTGCGGATACAATCGAACACTACCCTGGCTTGGTAGAGTTAATTGTAGATCGGGGACATGAACTTGCCTGTCACGGGTTGAACCACGCCTGTAAAATAGATCCTAAAACGAAAAGACCTTTAATGAGTGTGGAAGAGTTTGAGCAGAGAACTCTGGTTGCAAAGAAAATGCTCGAAAAAATCAGCGGAGAAAAGCTGGTTGGCTACAGAGCACCAAACGCTCTGGTAGGCGGGTGGATGATCGATTCCCTTGAAAAAATGGGATTTAAGTATGATTCGTCCGTTTCCGTGAATTCCTTTTACAACAAAACGGATTCATCTCTCAGAAACGTTTCTTCTTTTCCTTATTATCCTGAGGAAAACGAACTTGAAGCAAGCAGTGACCGGAACTTTATCGAGTTCCCCTGGGCTTATTGCCAGCACGGGTTAAAGTTTCCCTCATCAGGCGGGCCTATGCTTCGATTCCTGGGGTCTTCATTCATACTTGACGGGCTTACGCAGAGTCTTAAAAGAGGGCACACAATTTTCTATTTCCATCCTCTGGATATCTCCTGTGCAAGATTTCCCTCTCTTGGAAATAGAAGGCCATTTTACTGGTGCATAAAAGGGAGGCTTGTTGAAGAGAGAATCCGGCATGTCTTGGGTAAGATGAGCGAAGTTGAGAAAATATGCTTGAGGGATTATCCGGGAGTATCATGCGTTTAA